From Salvelinus namaycush isolate Seneca chromosome 27, SaNama_1.0, whole genome shotgun sequence, the proteins below share one genomic window:
- the LOC120022408 gene encoding electroneutral sodium bicarbonate exchanger 1-like yields MLDMRATCIEEIADMLIDSMVASGQLKEELRQKVREAMLKRHHHQNERKLSNRIPLVRSIADIGKKHSDPFLLERNGPLISTHSVPSNLDSSSKAGDRRPSKAGVSKDKSSVDFSKVDMNFMKKIPPGAEASNVLVGEVDFLEKPIIAFVRLSPAVLITGLTEVPVPTRFLFLLLGPHGKGPQYHEIGRSMATLMTDEIFHDVAYKAKDRTDLLSGIDEFLDQVTVLPPGEWDPTIRIEPPKNVPSQMKRKMPSQPNGSASPSGEMLEEDEGHGAGPELQRTGRIFGGLVMDIKRKAPFYWSDIRDSLNLQCLASILFLYCACMSPVITFGGLLGEATKGNISAIESLFGASLTGVAFSLFAGQPLTILGSTGPVLVFEKILFKFCKDYGLSYLSLRTSIGLWTAFLCLVLVATDASSLVCYITRFTEEAFAALICIIFIYEALEKLFQLGEHYPVNMHNELDNLTLYSCQCSPPANASAQILQTWNQTGHTPDSISWNSFNVSMCNLLHGEFAGPACGHHGPYIPDVLFWSIILFFTTFFLSSFLKDIKTERYFPTKVRSTISDFAVFLTIMIMVLVDYLMGIPSPKLNVPDRFEPTSKHRGWLISPLGTNPWWTLLVAALPALLCTILIFMDQQITAVIINRKEHKLKKGCGYHLDLLVVAVMLGVCSIMGLPWFVAATVLSISHVNSLKVESGCSAPGEQPKFLGIREQRVTGFMIFVLMGCSVFMTSALKFIPMPVLYGVFLYMGVSSLKGIQFFDRIKLFGMPAKHQPDLIYLRYVPLWKVHVFTLVQLTCLILLWVIKASAAAVVFPMMVLALVFIRKLLDFFFTKRELSYLDDLMPESKKKKEDDKKKKEREKREAQALLLIEEQVGVNAVKVHYDGGNLLKIPVKTLSGSSCDLGNVNISEEMAKSGACKAVAMSADFGPSMKRSQSQEKVACVRVNMDTTEAGGQSSALETAL; encoded by the exons ATGCTGGACATGAGGGCCACCTGTATCGAGGAGATTGCAG ACATGTTGATTGACAGCATGGTGGCGTCTGGCCAGCTGAAGGAGGAGCTGCGTCAGAAGGTGCGTGAGGCCATGTTGAAGAGACACCACCACCAGAACGAGAGGAAGCTCAGCAACCGCATACCGCTGGTGCGATCAATCGCAGACATAGGCAAGAAACATTCAGACCCGTTCTTGCTTGAGAGAAATG GGCCACTGATATCCACGCACTCTGTCCCCAGTAACCTGGATAGCAGCAGCAAGGCTGGAGACAGGAGGCCCTCCAAAGCTGGGGTCAGTAAAGATAAGAGCAGTGTGGACTTCAGCAAG GTGGACATGAACTTCATGAAGAAGATTCCTCCGGGCGCTGAGGCGTCCAACGTGCTGGTAGGTGAGGTGGACTTCCTGGAGAAGCCCATCATCGCCTTTGTACGCCTGTCTCCCGCCGTCCTCATCACAGGGCTCACGGAGGTGCCCGTGCCCACCAG ATTTCTGTTCCTGCTACTGGGTCCACACGGGAAAGGCCCTCAGTACCATGAGATTGGCAGATCCATGGCCACACTGATGACAGAtgag atattccatgatGTGGCGTACAAAGCCAAAGACCGGACTGACCTGCTGTCTGGGATAGATGAATTTCTGGACCAGGTGACAGTTCTGCCCCCAGGAGAATGGGACCCCACGATACGAATCGAACCCCCCAAGAACGTCCCATCGCAG ATGAAGAGGAAGATGCCCTCCCAGCCCAATGGGTCGGCCTCACCCTCTGGGGAGATGTTGGAGGAGGATGAAGGCCACGGAGCTGGGCCCGAGCTGCAGAGAACCGGACG GATCTTTGGAGGCCTGGTGATGGATATAAAGCGGAAGGCCCCGTTCTACTGGAGCGACATCCGGGACTCGTTGAACCTGCAGTGTCTGGCCTCCATCCTGTTTCTCTACTGCGCCTGCATGTCCCCTGTCATCACCTTCGGAGGGCTGCTGGGCGAGGCCACAAAGGGCAACATA AGTGCCATAGAGTCTCTGTTTGGGGCGTCCCTCACAGGAGTGGCTTTCTCTCTGTTTGCGGGGCAGCCCCTCACTATCCTGGGCAGCACGGGGCCTGTCCTGGTTTTCGAGAAGATCCTCTTTAAGTTCTGCAA GGACTACGGCCTGTCCTACCTGTCTCTGAGGACCAGCATCGGCCTGTGGACGGCCTTCCTCTGCCTGGTCCTGGTGGCCACAGACGCTAGCTCCCTGGTCTGTTACATCACCCGCTTCACAGAGGAGGCCTTCGCCGCTCTCATCTGCATCATCTTCATCTACGAGGCCCTGGAGAAGCTCTTCCAGCTGGGGGAACACTACCCTGTCAACATGCACAACGAGCTGGACAACCTCACACTCTACTC GTGTCAGTGTTCTCCACCGGCCAACGCCTCCGCTCAGATCTTGCAGACGTGGAACCAGACCGGACACACACCAGACTCTATCTCCTGGAACAGCTTCAACGTATCG ATGTGTAACCTGCTCCATGGAGAGTTTGCTGGTCCTGCCTGTGGTCACCACGGCCCCTACATCCCAGATGTCCTCTTCTGGTCCATCATCCTCTTTTTCACcaccttcttcctctcctcttttctcaaGGACATCAAGACCGAGCGATACTTCCCTACAAAG GTGCGCTCTACCATCAGTGACTTTGCCGTGTTTCTGACCATTATGATCATGGTGCTGGTGGACTATCTAATGGGCATCCCCTCTCCTAAACTCAACGTACCCGACCGCTTTGAG CCTACCTCCAAGCATCGCGGCTGGCTGATCTCCCCGCTGGGCACCAACCCCTGGTGGACCCTGCTGGTGGCGGCGCTGCCCGCTCTGCTCTGCACCATCCTCATCTTCATGGACCAGCAGATCACTGCCGTCATCATCAACCGCAAGGAGCACAAGCTCAAA AAAGGCTGTGGCTACCATCTGGACCTGCTGGTGGTGGCGGTAATGCTGGGTGTTTGCTCCATCATGGGCCTGCCCTGGTTCGTAGCCGCCACCGTGCTCTCCATCTCCCACGTAAACAGCCTCAAG GTGGAGTCGGGCTGCTCGGCCCCAGGAGAACAGCCCAAGTTCCTGGGcatcagagagcagagagtcACCGGCTTcatgatctttgtcctcatgggcTGCTCTGTCTTCATGACCTCCGCACTCAAG TTCATTCCTATGCCAGTGCTATACGGGGTCTTCCTCTACATGGGAGTCTCTTCACTCAAAGGCATTCAA ttctTTGACCGTATCAAGTTGTTTGGTATGCCAGCCAAGCACCAGCCTGACCTGATCTACCTGCGCTACGTTCCCCTGTGGAAGGTCCATGTATTCACCCTGGTGCAGCTCACCTGCCTCATACTGCTGTGGGTCATCAAGGCCTCCGCAGCCGCCGTCGTATTCCCAATGATG GTGCTGGCCCTCGTCTTCATTCGGAAGCTTCTCGACTTTTTCTTTACCAAGAGGGAGCTCAGCTATCTGGACGACTTGATGCCCGAGAgcaagaagaagaaagaggatgacaagaagaagaaggagagggagaaacgg GAGGCCCAGGCTTTATTGCTCATAGAAGAACAGGTGGGCGTGAATGCTGTGAAGGTCCATTATGACGGTGGGAACCTGCTCAAGATCCCAGTCAAAACTCTCTCAGGGAG CTCATGTGACCTCGGCAATGTTAATATCTCTGAGGAAATGGCCAAAAGCGGGGCATGCAAAGCAGTGGCGATGAGCGCCGACTTCGGCCCATCTATGAAGCGTAGCCAAAG CCAGGAGAAGGTGGCCTGTGTTAGAGTCAATATGGACACCACCGAGGCAGGAGGGCAGAGTTCAGCCTTGGAGACGGCCTTGTGA